In the Afipia sp. GAS231 genome, AGTCGGCGCCGCCGTCGGTCAGTCCGACCAGGTGCTGGACGATGTCGCCGCCGACCTTGGTCGGGTTGACGAAGTGGGTCATGCCAAAGCGGCGGCCCCAGTCTTCCTTGGAGTCGTTGAGATCGACGCCAATGATCTTGTCGGCGCCGACCATCTTGGCGCCCTGGATGACGTTGAGCCCGATCCCGCCAAGCCCGAACACCACCACGTTGGAACCCGGCGTTACCTTGGCGGTGTTGACCACGGCTCCGACGCCGGTGGTGACGCCGCATCCGATGTAGCAGCTCTTGTCGAAGGGCGCGTCTTCGCGGATCTTGGCTACCGCGATTTCCGGCAGCACGGTGAAGTTGGAAAAGGTCGAGCAGCCCATGTAGTGGAAGATCGGCTTGCCCTGATAGCTGAACCGCGAAGTGCCGTCGGGCATGACGCCCTTGCCTTGCGTGGCGCGAATCGCGGTGCACAGGTTGGTCTTCTGGCTCAGGCAGCTTTTGCACTGGCGGCATTCCGGCGTGTAAAGCGGGATCACATGATCGCCCGGCTTGACCGACGTCACACCCGGGCCGACCTCGCGCACCACGCCGGCGCCCTCGTGGCCGAGAATCGACGGAAAGATTCCCTCGCTGTCGAAGCCGTCGAGCGTATAGGCATCGGTGTGACAGATTCCGGTCGCCTTGATCTCGACAAGGACCTCGCCGGCCTTTGGCCCCTCGAGATCGAGCTCGACGATTTCAAGCGGCTTCTTGGCCGCGAAAGCGACAGCGGCGCGCGTCTTCATATCATACTCCTGTTTCGCTTCGCACGACCGTCAGGCATGCTGTCATCGGCGGATTCATGCGTTCGTCACTTTCCCATGCAACCGGTTTCGGCCTTGGTGTAATCGTCGGTCTTGTCTTCGTGCTTCGCCGGCCGCACGCGCCCGACCGCATCGTTGGCGCGGGCGCGGAGATAGACGTAGAGATCGTCCATGTAGCAGGCGACGTTCGGGTTGTCGCCGAATGCCGGCATGACATTCTCCTGTGCCGTAGAGACGTTCTTGCGACCGCTCGCGACCACGCCGAGGAAGTCGGGATAGCTCATCGTCTTCAGCGAATCCTTCAACGCCGGCGCGTAGGTCGAGCCCATTCCGTCCGGCCCGTGGCAGACATGGCATTCGGAATGATAACGGCGGTATCCGGAGTAGGTGTACCAGTCGACCGTTCCGTCGGCCGCGACCTTGAAGGTCGGGCTGCCGTCCTTGTCGAGATACTTGCCGTCCTCGGATTTCACCGCGGTTGGATCGGCCGCATCCTCGGCGCAGACAATTCCCTCGGGTGCCACGAAGGCGATCGCGGCAACCATAACCCATATTTTACGCAAGAGCGTTTTCCCTAACATTCGGTGGCAGTCGAACCGGCGCATGGACCAGGCCATGCACCGGAACGAGGTTGACGTCAGCTCACTGCGGCAGCGCGAACACCGTCAGGGATCCGCCGAGCGCGGTGTAGTTGCTCAGCGCAGCGTAGCCACCGACGGCGCCGAGGCCGGCCGTCGGATCCGTCAGACCGGCAGCAAGGCCGATACCCGCCCAGCCGCCGACGCCGGATAGCACGGCGATGTACTGCCTGCCGCCGTTCTCATAGGTAGTGACGTTGCCGATGATGCCGGACGGGGTCTTGAACTTGTAGAGTTCCTTGCCCGTCTTGGCGTCGACCGCCTTGAGGTAGCCTTCGAGCGTTCCGTAGAACACCACGCCGCCGGCGGTAGCGAGCGCTCCTGACCAGACCGAGAACTGTTCCTTGTTCGACCAGACGATCTTGCCCGTCTTGCCGTCCCAAGCAATGAAGTTACCCATGTTGGTCTCGCCGGGAGGCGGATACATCGAGAGCGTCGCGCCGACATAGGGCTGGCCCGCGGTGTAGCTTACCTTGAACGGCTCGTAGTCCATGCAGACGTGGTTGGTCGGCACGTAGAACAGTTGCGTATCCGGCGAGTAGGCGCCGGGCTGCTCGTCCTTGGAGCCGAGGGCGGCCGGGCAGATACCCTTGTTGTTGTGGTCTTCGCCCTGCTTGTCGGTCGAATACTGATCGAGAACCTTCGGCCGTCCGTAGGTCGGCGAGCTCTTGTTCATGTCGACGCCAGAGGTCCAGTTGACTTTGGGGTCGAACTTGTCGGCGACCAGCAATTCGCCGGTGACCCGATCGAGCGTATAGCCGAGGCCGTTACGATCGAAATGCGTCAGCAGCTTGCGGGGCGCACCATTCATCGTCTGGTCGCTGAGGATCATTTCGTTGACGCCGTCGTAGTCCCATTCGTCATGGGGCGTCATCTGGTAGACCCACTTGGCCATTCCGGTGTCGGCGTCGCGTGCGAAGATGGTCATCGACCATTTGTTGTCCCCGGGACGCTGCTTGGGATTCCAGGTCGAGGGATTGCCCGAGCCGTAATAGACCGTGTTGAGCGCGGGATCATAGGACATCCAGCCCCATGTGCAGCCGCCGCCGATTTTCCATTGGTCGCCCTGCCAGGTCACCAGGCTCGAATCCTTGCCGACCGGCTTGCCGAGCGCCATGGTCTTGTCCGGGTCGAACATGATCTGGTCGTCCGGCCCTTCGGAGAACGCGCGCCAGGCCTGCTTGCCGGTCTTCGTGTCGTAGGCGGTGACGTGGCATTGCACGCCGAATTCGCCGCCGGAGATGCCGACCAGCACCTTGTCCTTGACCACGAGCGGGGCGGAAGTGCCGGTTGATCCCTTGCTCGGATCGCCGTTCTTCACCGTCCAGGCGACCTGTCCGGTCTTGGCATCCAGCGCGACCAGCGTGGTGTCGGCCTGATGCAGGAAGATCTTGCCGTCGCCATAGGCGACGCCGCGGTTGACCGTATCGCAGCACATCACCGGAATGACGTTCGGGTCTTGCTTGGGCTCGTACTTCCAGACGATCTCGTTGTCCTTGGACAGGTCAAGTGCATAGACCTTGTTCGGGAACGGGGTGTGGACGTACATCATGTTGCCGATGATCAGCGGTCCGCCTTCATGGCCGCGCAACACGCCGGTCGAGAATGTCCACGCGACCTGCAACTTGCCGACATTGGCCGCGGTGATCTGATTGAGCTTCGAATAGCGCGTATTGGCGTAATCGCCAGCGGGCATCACCCAGTCCTTCGGGTTTTGCGCCATCTTGTTGAGTTCGTCGTTGGCAGCGGCTGGCCCAGCGGCGAATGCCGCCACGGCGCCAACCCAGGTCGCGAATAGCACCTTGCGCATAGTGGATCCTCCCAGATTACGAGTTTTGGGTTTCCGTTGGAACGGCCCATTCTTTGCCTTCTTGATCCCTATCCCTATCCCGTTCGGGAATGGGAAACTTGCCCAAGAGCGAACCGTTCCTTGCTCAAAAGCGAAACACGGCAAACTTTTTTTCCGACCATGCGGTGGGCCCGACCCATCCATCGATGGCCTATGTTGCGGAGCATCAATCGGCGGACGCGCGCTACAACCGATTTCCGACGGCTGCATCCGCGGCGACCTTGGGTTGACGTTCCCCTTGACGCGGTCGCAACTAAGTCGGAGGATTGTCAACGGGATATCGGGAAGAATCCGCGCGCGCTTCCCTACGACTGCCTTAAATTAGACCGATAGTGCATTCGCGCGACCGGAACTTGGGGTGAAAGTCGCGTCTCGATCTCGAAACGGTGGCTGGATCATGTCCGATACAATCCGCTCACTCAGCACTGCCGGATTGTCGCCGAAGAAGCAGGTTCAGATTTGGTCAGATGCCCTGACTGATCTCTGCGGGCAATTCGACATCGACCCGATGGCGGCTTCGTCGTTCGAAGCCCGGATCAACTACACCACGGTTTCGCAGTTGAAGCTCTGCCAGATCGAGGCGAGCCAGCACCGAATTGCCCACACGGTTTCACGCACGAAATTGAGCGAGCATCCGTTCGTCAAGATCCTGTTCCAGACCTACGGGATTTCGCATTTCGAACAGGCCGGCCGCCGCATCGACATCATGCCGGGCGATTGCTTCGCCTACGACGTCTCCTGTCCGCACACCATCGTCAGCCCGTCGTTGACGCGGCACGAGGTCGTCATCGTACCGAAGGAGCTACTTCGCGAACGCGGCTTCTACTCGACGAAAATGTCGCCGTGCAAGCTTTCCGCCCGCAACGGCACCGGCCGCATCGCGCACGACTTTGTGCTCGCCGCTTTCGATGAAGCCAACAGCCTGTCCCCCCACAACGCCACCGGCGTCGCCGATTCGCTGATCGACCTGCTGCTGCTGCCGCTGCGCGAGGCCGATACGATGTTCGATCGTGTCGGTCCCGAGGCGATGTACATCCGGGCCCAGGCCTTCATCCGCGAACATTTGCGCGATCCGGATCTAAGCATCGACCAGATCTCCGCCGAGCTCGGCTGCACCAAGCGCTATCTGCACATGCTGTTCAGCGACAAGGGCATGACGGTCAGCGACCACATCTGGCGGGCCAGGCTGCTGCACTGCCGCCAGGAACTCGAAACCCAGGCCGGCAAGACCATCACCGACGTGGCGTTCTCGTGGGGCTTTTCGAGTTCGTCGCATTTCAGCCGCGTGTTCCGGAAGCATTTCGGGTTCGTGCCGTCCGCCATCCACAAGGTGCAGCACGGCGCCCCCTCCCCGGACATTGCTTGAGCCTTTTGGCCTGAGAACTGGATTTTCGGTTCGGGCCGGCTCTAGAAGGTCGCCTTTAACCCGACGTAGAACCCACGCGGCCGCGCCGGGCTAAGCGAACGCGCATCGGTAAACGATACGCCTCCATTCGCGAAATTCGTCGTTGGTCCAGCGGTGAAATTGGGAACCGCCCCGGTATCGAAAAAGGTGCCGTAGGTCGCATAGCGGTTGTCGAAAATGTTGTCGACGCGCCCGTAAATCTGGAACCGTTTGTCGATCTGATACGAGGCATGGGCATTGAAAACCGTGTAGGACGGCACCCTCTGCGCCTGATTGGACTCGTCGCCGACGAAATACTGATCGCTGACGAACAACGCATCGCCGCCGACCTTGAGCGCGTCGGTGATCGAATAGTCGAAGCCGGCCTTGATCCGGTTGCGCGGGATCGCGGGAATCCGGTTGCCGGGCGAAATCTGGACGTTGCCGTTGGTGTCCGCGAACGGGCTGTTGGAACCGACCTGCAGCGAGTCGAGGAAACGCGCGTCCACGAGCG is a window encoding:
- a CDS encoding S-(hydroxymethyl)glutathione dehydrogenase/class III alcohol dehydrogenase — its product is MKTRAAVAFAAKKPLEIVELDLEGPKAGEVLVEIKATGICHTDAYTLDGFDSEGIFPSILGHEGAGVVREVGPGVTSVKPGDHVIPLYTPECRQCKSCLSQKTNLCTAIRATQGKGVMPDGTSRFSYQGKPIFHYMGCSTFSNFTVLPEIAVAKIREDAPFDKSCYIGCGVTTGVGAVVNTAKVTPGSNVVVFGLGGIGLNVIQGAKMVGADKIIGVDLNDSKEDWGRRFGMTHFVNPTKVGGDIVQHLVGLTDGGADYTFDCTGNTNVMRQALEACHRGWGVSVIIGVAESGKEIATRPFQLVTGRVWKGTAFGGARGRTDVPKIVDWYMNGKIEIDPMITHVLKLEEINKGFDLMHEGKSIRSVVVF
- a CDS encoding c-type cytochrome, methanol metabolism-related, which produces MVAAIAFVAPEGIVCAEDAADPTAVKSEDGKYLDKDGSPTFKVAADGTVDWYTYSGYRRYHSECHVCHGPDGMGSTYAPALKDSLKTMSYPDFLGVVASGRKNVSTAQENVMPAFGDNPNVACYMDDLYVYLRARANDAVGRVRPAKHEDKTDDYTKAETGCMGK
- the xoxF5 gene encoding lanthanide-dependent methanol dehydrogenase XoxF5, yielding MRKVLFATWVGAVAAFAAGPAAANDELNKMAQNPKDWVMPAGDYANTRYSKLNQITAANVGKLQVAWTFSTGVLRGHEGGPLIIGNMMYVHTPFPNKVYALDLSKDNEIVWKYEPKQDPNVIPVMCCDTVNRGVAYGDGKIFLHQADTTLVALDAKTGQVAWTVKNGDPSKGSTGTSAPLVVKDKVLVGISGGEFGVQCHVTAYDTKTGKQAWRAFSEGPDDQIMFDPDKTMALGKPVGKDSSLVTWQGDQWKIGGGCTWGWMSYDPALNTVYYGSGNPSTWNPKQRPGDNKWSMTIFARDADTGMAKWVYQMTPHDEWDYDGVNEMILSDQTMNGAPRKLLTHFDRNGLGYTLDRVTGELLVADKFDPKVNWTSGVDMNKSSPTYGRPKVLDQYSTDKQGEDHNNKGICPAALGSKDEQPGAYSPDTQLFYVPTNHVCMDYEPFKVSYTAGQPYVGATLSMYPPPGETNMGNFIAWDGKTGKIVWSNKEQFSVWSGALATAGGVVFYGTLEGYLKAVDAKTGKELYKFKTPSGIIGNVTTYENGGRQYIAVLSGVGGWAGIGLAAGLTDPTAGLGAVGGYAALSNYTALGGSLTVFALPQ
- a CDS encoding helix-turn-helix domain-containing protein produces the protein MSDTIRSLSTAGLSPKKQVQIWSDALTDLCGQFDIDPMAASSFEARINYTTVSQLKLCQIEASQHRIAHTVSRTKLSEHPFVKILFQTYGISHFEQAGRRIDIMPGDCFAYDVSCPHTIVSPSLTRHEVVIVPKELLRERGFYSTKMSPCKLSARNGTGRIAHDFVLAAFDEANSLSPHNATGVADSLIDLLLLPLREADTMFDRVGPEAMYIRAQAFIREHLRDPDLSIDQISAELGCTKRYLHMLFSDKGMTVSDHIWRARLLHCRQELETQAGKTITDVAFSWGFSSSSHFSRVFRKHFGFVPSAIHKVQHGAPSPDIA